The DNA sequence TTTTCCCGGAAGATACTGCAGATTCGTGCATGCGCATACTGAACATAGTATACAGGATTCTCCGGAGACTGTTTCTTGGCTAATTCCAGATCGAAATCCAAGCGACTGTCGGCTCCGCGCATCAAAAAGAAGAACCTCGAGGCGTCTTTCCCCACCTCTTCCATAACTTGTCTCAAGGTCACAAACTCACCTTCCCTTGTGGACATTGAAACCTGTTGCCCCCCACGTCTCAGGCTCACTAATTGATAAAGGATTATTTTCAGGTCTTCTGGCGAAATTCCCAGAGCAGCTACTGACGCCCTTATCCTATCCACATAGCCATGATGGTCAGCACCCCAGACATTAATAACTTTCTTAGAACCTCTCTTGAATTTATGGTAATGGTAAGTAATATCAGAAGTAAAGTAAGTAGGTTTCTTATTCTCCCTGATTACTACCCGGTCCTTTTCATCACCAAATTGAGAAGATTTAAACCACTGTGCACCGTCCCTCTCGTAAATTAAATTCTTGCTTTTCAATGAATTGACAATTTTCTTAACTTTATTTTTTTTGTAAAGCGAACTTTCAAAAAACCATCTATCAAACTTAACCCCAAAATCTTCCAGATCTTTTCTTACCCAACTGAGTATTTTCTGAACGGCGTACTCCCGACAATCGAATGACTTCTTCTTGCCGTATTTGGATTCAAGCTCTTCTGCTATCTCCTTTACATAAGCTCCTCGATATGCACCCTCGGGAAGAGACACATCCTCTCCGCGTAACTCTTTCTGTTTTATGTTTATCGACTTTTCCAGGAGGTCTATCTGGTTGCCAATATCGTTAACATAATACTCTTTTACTACCTGATATCCTGTCTCTCTTAAGATGTTTGCCAGAGAATCGCCAATGGACGCACCTCTGCCATGTCCAACATGTAAAGGTCCGGTAGGATTTGCCGAGACAAATTCGATCAGGATTTTCATTCCCTTGCCGATATTGGTTTTCCCGTAATTTTTCCCCTCTTTTAAAATCATAGCCAGTTCTCTATGCCACCGTTTTCTCACTATGTATATATTAATGAAACCAGGTTTTGCTACTTCTATGCGCTCTATTGTGTCAGGTTCCACTTCCTGAAGGGCTCTGGAGATACCCTCGGCAATCTCTATAGAGAGCTTTTCTGTTCTCGACCCTGCTATTAAAGCAACATTAGTAGCAAAGTCTCCACCAGTCTCTTCAGGTGCAAATTCTAAACTATAATCGGGAATCTCCAGATGCAACTTCTTTAGCACCTCATCGATTCCCTTTTTAAGTTCATTTTTGATTCTCAATCTATCCTTCCTCAAAATTCTTATAATTTACTTGACCTCTTGGGCTTTTTTCTCTTTCCCTCTTGGAATTTTACCTTTTTCCCTTCCGCCCAGAGTTTCTCCAACCCATAGAACTTCCTTGTCGGTTCGTAAAACACGTGGACAATTACTCCCACATAATCTATAAGTAACCACTGTGCCTGTTTTTCTCCTTCTATATGGAGGGGGCGAATCCCTTTACCTTTTAATTTTGAAACTATCGACTCAGCAATAGTCTCCACGTGTATATTAGATCTACCGTTACAAATGACGAAATAATCTGTAATCGATGTCAATTTACGGACGTCCAATATTAAAATCTCTTTTGCCTTCTTCGCTAAGGCAAGACCCGCACATTCTTTAGCTAAATTTCTGAAATTCATTACTATGTGAATCTGCCTGTGTCCTCCAATCTTTATTCAGGCTCGCCGACTCCCATAAAGTCATTACCGAGAACAATTGAGATATCGACAAACCGCGTCTTGTCAATCTCAGTTTTTACCACGCTCGAGCCAACTATTTTTGCTACTTTATGAGCCAATTCAACATCGCCAAGACGATCTATAACTATAGTATATTTCTTATAAATTCCAAAATTACCCCAGCGAACAGCATCGATTCCATACTGCCTTAATTTACGCTGGACATTGTAAGCTAAATCTTTTCTATTAGTGGCATTCCATACTTCCACCTTTGCTATTCTACCGAGCTTCTCCCCAGAATAGACTGACCGAGAAGTTTTCCAACCAATTCTATAACTATTCATAATTACCTGAACAACCTCTTCAGACATTTTCTCATCCGGGATCCAATAGTCTGTTCCCCGAATATATTCCGATTTTCCAGGCAAACTCTGGACTCTCAGATTTTCGTAGTGGAAACTTCTCACCTCATTGGCCAGAGCTAAAAAATCCCAGAAGTTAAGATTTGTCCAGATATTGTCTTTTATATTTCGATAGATTTGGGGAATTTTCAGTAGAACTTTCGCCTCTGTTAGCTTTCCCATAAGGAGTTTAAGGAGTTTCTGTTGCCTTTCAATTCTCCCTCTATCACCGAGGAGCCTATCCCGAAATCGGATATACTTTAACACTTCATTGCCTTTTAATCCTTTCTCTCCTACTGTAAAGTGAATATGGAAGTCTCCCGCATAATCATCATAATCCATTGGTTCGTCGATATTGACCGTCACCCCACCAATAGTATCGATTATATCAATCACTCCCTGATAATTAATCTGCAAGTAGAATGGTATTTCCATTTCTAAAACATTCTCAATCGCTTTCTTTGAAGAAAGACAAGCTTCACCAATGGTCTTACTCTTCCTATATACCAAGGCATAAATTTCACTTATCTTTCTATACCCGCGCCAGGAAAGCTCTTTTGAGCAGGGGACTTTAGTATCGCGGGGAATTGATAGGACATCCAGGAATCTTGTTCTGGGTTCATAACTCAACAACATTATTACATCGGCATGTTTGGTAAACTTCAGCTCATCGCATCCCAGAACTAGGATATTGATTCGCTTCCCCTGTCTGATAAATTGAAAGACCTTGCCGTTATAAGAAAAAAAGATAAATAGAGCTATAGAAATCAATATGAAAGCTAAAATTAACTTCTTTATGGGAATTCTTAGCTTTTTCATCTAAGAGTAGAGTCTCTTCTTGAGGATATACTCTTCTACCGATTGGGGCAGTAAATATTTGATTGGCTTGCCAGTTTTTATTCTCTTTCGAATGTGGGAAGCAGAAATCTCTAAGCCAGGAACTTGTAACATTATAACTTTAGAAGTTATTCTTTTATCCAGCTTTCCTAACTTATAACCCGGCCTGGTAACTACCACAAATTTGCACAGTTCCAGCAACTTCTTCGGTTCTTTCCAAGTAGAAATTTTTAGCATTTCGTCTAACCCAACAATGAAATATATTTTCCCTCTCTTACCATAAATCTTTATAAATTCTCTTATTGTTTCCAGAGTAAAAGTAGGACGATCTACAATTTTGCTCTTTTCTATCTCTATAGGAGAAACTTTGAACGAAGAATTCCCCTTTATCGCCAGAGAAACCATCTGATACCGTTCATCAGGAGTAGCCCTTTTAACCTTTTTATGTGGCGCCTTTCCTGCAGGAACAAAGATAACCTTATCTAAATTAAGTCTATCCTTAACCTCACTGGCGATAACTAAGTGCCCATAGTGGATGGGATTAAACATCCCTCCGAGAATCCCAATTCGCATCCTACCCTCCACAGACTTTTATGACGCGAAACTTTGCTTTCTATGTAGGGGACGGACTCTGTGCCGTCCCTCCTTCGGGCGACCACTGAGTGTCGCCCCTACACTGACGCAGAACTTCGCTCTGCAGCTACAACATTCAAAATATGGTTTGTGAAGAACTTTAGGAATTTTAGCCGCCCTGATGATCCGGGTTCGATGAATCGAACCCCTACCATCGTGTAGGGGCTCAATTTATTGAGC is a window from the bacterium genome containing:
- the rsfS gene encoding ribosome silencing factor, coding for MNFRNLAKECAGLALAKKAKEILILDVRKLTSITDYFVICNGRSNIHVETIAESIVSKLKGKGIRPLHIEGEKQAQWLLIDYVGVIVHVFYEPTRKFYGLEKLWAEGKKVKFQEGKRKKPKRSSKL
- a CDS encoding LCP family protein, producing MKKLRIPIKKLILAFILISIALFIFFSYNGKVFQFIRQGKRINILVLGCDELKFTKHADVIMLLSYEPRTRFLDVLSIPRDTKVPCSKELSWRGYRKISEIYALVYRKSKTIGEACLSSKKAIENVLEMEIPFYLQINYQGVIDIIDTIGGVTVNIDEPMDYDDYAGDFHIHFTVGEKGLKGNEVLKYIRFRDRLLGDRGRIERQQKLLKLLMGKLTEAKVLLKIPQIYRNIKDNIWTNLNFWDFLALANEVRSFHYENLRVQSLPGKSEYIRGTDYWIPDEKMSEEVVQVIMNSYRIGWKTSRSVYSGEKLGRIAKVEVWNATNRKDLAYNVQRKLRQYGIDAVRWGNFGIYKKYTIVIDRLGDVELAHKVAKIVGSSVVKTEIDKTRFVDISIVLGNDFMGVGEPE
- the nadD gene encoding nicotinate-nucleotide adenylyltransferase; this translates as MRIGILGGMFNPIHYGHLVIASEVKDRLNLDKVIFVPAGKAPHKKVKRATPDERYQMVSLAIKGNSSFKVSPIEIEKSKIVDRPTFTLETIREFIKIYGKRGKIYFIVGLDEMLKISTWKEPKKLLELCKFVVVTRPGYKLGKLDKRITSKVIMLQVPGLEISASHIRKRIKTGKPIKYLLPQSVEEYILKKRLYS
- the argS gene encoding arginine--tRNA ligase; amino-acid sequence: MRIKNELKKGIDEVLKKLHLEIPDYSLEFAPEETGGDFATNVALIAGSRTEKLSIEIAEGISRALQEVEPDTIERIEVAKPGFINIYIVRKRWHRELAMILKEGKNYGKTNIGKGMKILIEFVSANPTGPLHVGHGRGASIGDSLANILRETGYQVVKEYYVNDIGNQIDLLEKSINIKQKELRGEDVSLPEGAYRGAYVKEIAEELESKYGKKKSFDCREYAVQKILSWVRKDLEDFGVKFDRWFFESSLYKKNKVKKIVNSLKSKNLIYERDGAQWFKSSQFGDEKDRVVIRENKKPTYFTSDITYHYHKFKRGSKKVINVWGADHHGYVDRIRASVAALGISPEDLKIILYQLVSLRRGGQQVSMSTREGEFVTLRQVMEEVGKDASRFFFLMRGADSRLDFDLELAKKQSPENPVYYVQYAHARICSIFREKRKKEYKKVSLTERTEEEEKESIEIIKRLSRYPEVVKNCAQRYEPHHLTGYLQDLAKCFHHYYDKYRVLSGDKSATQSRLKIVGAIQLVISNGLGLLGISAPQKM